The following are from one region of the Hydrogenimonas sp. SS33 genome:
- a CDS encoding thiamine phosphate synthase, producing the protein MKKLPLYALLDEDSLQNHGWSVERFVRRANDLGAELLQYRNKSGDVDLIRRRLETIVPLFEGRVIVNDHPELAPLCGGVHVGQEDLETFGPTPEEAVAVLRETVGFGRWIGLSTHNAEEIEAANDLQVDYIGLGAYRATPTKSDANVLGEAELPKLAARSRHPVAAIGGVRIDDTIAHVRWLVVGSGLYED; encoded by the coding sequence ATGAAAAAGTTGCCCCTCTACGCCCTCCTCGACGAAGATTCCCTCCAAAATCACGGCTGGAGCGTCGAGCGGTTTGTCCGGCGTGCCAACGATCTCGGCGCCGAGTTGCTGCAGTACCGAAACAAGAGTGGCGACGTCGATCTGATCCGCCGTCGCCTCGAAACCATCGTCCCCCTTTTTGAAGGGAGGGTCATCGTCAACGACCATCCCGAACTGGCCCCTTTGTGCGGCGGCGTCCATGTGGGGCAGGAAGATTTGGAAACATTCGGTCCCACCCCCGAGGAGGCGGTGGCCGTTTTGCGCGAGACGGTGGGCTTTGGGCGGTGGATCGGCCTTTCGACCCACAATGCCGAAGAGATCGAAGCGGCCAACGATCTGCAGGTCGACTACATCGGCCTGGGCGCCTACCGGGCTACCCCCACCAAAAGCGACGCCAATGTGCTGGGGGAGGCAGAACTGCCGAAACTGGCGGCGCGCTCCCGCCATCCCGTCGCCGCCATCGGCGGCGTTCGGATCGATGACACCATTGCCCATGTGCGGTGGCTGGTGGTGGGAAGCGGCCTCTATGAAGATTAA